DNA from Roseimicrobium sp. ORNL1:
CGCGGCGAATCCCTCATCACGGTGCACCTTGCTTCCATCGAAGGCACTCAACTGCTCACCGTGCACGGCGCGGTGAAGCATGAGAGCGTGATCCAATATTTCGGCGGCGCGAACCCCGCGAACATTTTGCAATATGTGGGTGGTCGTGATGAACGCGCCACGGGCCGTGCGGTCTACGTCACGCGAAACGGCGTGAAGGCCTTCCATTCGGACTATCTCAATCAGGACATCACACTGGAAGCAGGCGATGTCGTGACCTATTCCGACGCGCTGTAAGCTTCTGTTCCATCTCTCTTCCTCACCTGCGGCATGCTCGGCGACAGCACTCCTTTCGACAGCCCACCTCCCATTGTCGGCATCATCCCCCTGCGCATCGGCGCGGGGGCACTGCTGCTCTACATGCATGCGTGGAATGGAACGGCTCTCGCCTGGCAGCACGTGTGGAATCAGCAGCCGTGGGATCTGATGGCGACCATGGAGCAGGCTGGATTCAGTCCGCTCATGGGAAAAATCTTCGGTGCCGCAGCGGCGGTGGTGGCCGCCTTCACGGCGGTGAGCTGGATTCTGGGATTCGTGACCCGTTTCTCTTCTGTGGTGTTCATGCCGGTGGCGCTCGGCGCCCTCTGGGTGTGCAACAAGTCGGACCTGCCGTACCGCGCCGAGGCCGCAGTGCTCTATTTCCTGGTGGCCGTCACGCTTCTGGTGAATGGCTCCGGCTGGCTCGCCGTGGACACGCTCTTCCGCATGCGGCAGGACCGGAAGAAATCGGATTCCTTTTTTCTCTAGCGCAACCGATGCGGGAATGCGATGGCCTTGCCGCGACCACGGCATGAGGCCCGCCGATGCCGCATTGCACGCACGATGGCCAATCCCCTCCGCATCCTTGCTGTGGACCCCGCCCTGCGGTGCACCGGCTACGCCGTGCTGCACCATGAGGCCGGACAGACCCGCACCGTGACCTATGGTGTGATACAAAATCCCGCCAAGATGCTCGCGTCCGGCTGCCTCGTGGCCATCCGGGAACGCCTGACGGAACTCATCCGGGAACACCAGCCGACCGAATGCGCGGTGGAGGCCACCATCTACGTGCAGAGTTTCCGCACGGCGATCACCCTAGGCAGCGTCCGGGGCGCCGTGCTGATCGCGGCCGCTGAGCATGGCCTTGCAATTTACGACTACGCTCCGCGTGAAGTGAAACAAGCCGCCGTGGGCAAGGGCGCCGCCGCCAAGGAGCAGGTTGCCTTCATGATGCGCTCCATCCTTCGCCTGCGCGAGACTCCTCCTGCGGATGCCGCTGACGCTCTGGCAGTTGGACTGGCCCATATTCAGGCGGTCGCGGGAAAACTCGCCACAGGCACCACCCGGGATCGGGTCTGATTGCCAAGGCTTTCACGTGTCGCAATAGGGGGCGATGAGCCCTGCGCTTTAGCCCGTGCCTCACCACGATTGCTAAAATAATTTATTTCATTTAGAACCAGTCGAAGGGACGGGGGCGAATATTCATTTAACCTACCCCGCAAATTGCCCCCAATGAAACCAGCGCCACAGCGCCTTGATGATCTCGCTCACGCCCACTGGCGCGTGAAGTTCCTCAAGAACCTTCTTGAGGTCCACCGCTCCATCCCCAAGCGAAGCGGCAACGACTGGCTGCTTCAAGAAGCAGACTACGTGCAACGCATTGTTCAGGCAGAGAGAGAGATTGCGCTCAAGAGCCCTTAAATTCTGCACGACAGCCTCGCTCAGGCCGGTGCCGGTGCATCCACCGCATCCAGGTCCAATTGCATGAGCGTGCCTCTGCCCCTCCTCATGCGGGTGATGTGATCCGTCATGTGCGGATCGAGGTACGGTGCGCCAGCCTTCTAAGGGGGCTGTCGTTCTACTCATGACTTGATTGATTCACGGCACTCCACGAATGTGTGGAAACAACCGTCGTCGTGCCGCACTCCAATCCCTGGCCATGCAGCGTCACCTTGCCACCTACCTGAACGATCACCTCGCAGGATCCGTGGCGGCGCTCGCGTTGATCGGGGACATGAGCCACGCCGTCAGGGACCCGGCGCTCAAGTCCTTCCTGGTGCAGCTCAAGGACGAGATCACCGAGGAGCAACAGGTTTTGAGGATCATCCTTCAGGCCAATGACATGAAGGAGGCCGCCTTCAAAAAGGCCGCGGCATGGCTGGGCGAGAAAGCCAGTGCGCCCAAGTTCGGAGGCAGCGCGGATGACAACGACAGCCTCGCCATCATGCAGGGGCTGGAGATGCTGTACCTGGGCATTACCGGCAAGCTGCTGGGCTGGGCGGCATTCCACGCGGCCATTGCGCCCATGGTAGAAGCGCTGGGCTTTGATTTGACCCGCCTTCACCAACAGGCGGAGACACAACGCTCCATGGTGGAGGAGTTCCGCCTGGCCTATGCGCGGAAGGCCTTCGCAGGCGAGGCTGGCTGATCTGCCAGTAGGGTAGCCGCCTGATGCCGATGTCGGCTAATATTTCCAGTCGCGTTTGCTGTGACTGTGAAGCAATTCCTCGTCATCTTCAGAAGAGGCCATCCCCAGCACATCGAGGCTGAGGGATTTCACCAGCACGTGCAGTGCTATGAATTTTTCGGCTGCTCCCAAGCGCCGGTGCGGAAGACCTTTGATCGCGCTGCCGTGGCAGACGTGGTGGAGGTCAAGAACACTCCTGCGCGCGATTCATGGAATGAGGTCCGATAGAACGAACCTGAACCAAGCACTTCACCCGGAAACTGGTATGAATCGCAGCGATATTCCCACCGCCTCGCAACGCGCCCATCAACCGAAGCTCTACGTCGGCAGAATCGCCGCAGGAGCTGTTCTGTTTGTCATGGGGCTCATTCTTCTTCCCACAGTCGCGATGACCGCCGCCGGCATTGCGCTTTGCATGGTTGGCATCTGTCTTGTCGGCATGGCATTCGTGAGCCGCAGATATGGCGCCGCACACTCGCCGAGCCACGCCGCCCACAAGCCCCACTGAGTTTCCCATGGAAGGACTTCCCGGAAGGTAGAAGACCGGAGCACGGAGGCGGAACGATTCCTATATATGAAGAGGGCGCGTGGCGACGCTGCGGCGCACTCATGCAGTGAATCGAACCCCTAACAATCGACTACTATGGACTTCCTCTGGATGCTCTTGATCGGTCTGCTCGTGGGAGCAGTCGCCAAGTTCCTCATGCCGGGTAATGACCCGGGCGGCTTCATCGTCACCATGTTCCTGGGTGTAGCCGGCGCGTTTGTCGCCGGCATGCTTGGACGCGGTCTCGGCTGGTACAACGAAGGTGAACCCGCAGGCTTCATTGCCTCGGTGATAGGAGCCATTCTCCTGCTCGTGGTGTACCGCCTCTTCACAAGTGGCGGACGCCACGTGCACCACTAGACGGACCGAAATCAATGCTGGATTTGCCGGCCTGGCATGGCTGGTTTCTTGAAGCGCCGGCTGGAGCTGAATCTCCAGCCGGTTTTTTTGTCTAGCCGGGGTGCCTCACCGGGGTTCGGCGCTCCCCTTCTGCAGCACCTTGAACCGTGTCACCGTGAATTTGCCAGCCTTGTCCACCAGGCCGTCCAATTCCGATTCCAAATTGTAGGGCCACGTCGTGTCTGTGTTTTCCGGAAGCCGGGACGTCTTTGGATCCGAGGTCATGGAAGCGTGCACAGCCAGCGGCAGTTGGAATCCTTTATCGCCACCCACCTGGATGAAGACCGAAAATCCCTCGGGATAGGCACTTCCATTCCCAGCGTTCTCCTTTTTCTTGATGGCATAGGTTTCGGGCGTCGCTTCCTTGGCGCGTTTCAGGATTGCCCGCTCCACGATCTTCCGGAGGTCCAACTGCCAGACAACCTTGCCGTCCTTGAGCTTGTACAAGACTTGCTCGTGCTCGAACCATTTGCCACTCACTGTCCACAGTAAGAGGTCGCTCTCCGAGGACCACTGGGCATCTGCGGTACCCCTGACAGGATAGGTGGTGCCCACCAGGCTTTCCATCACTACGATGGGTCGCTTTGTCGCCACTTCCACCAGCACATTCTTGAGGCTCTCATTTTCAATGTACTGATCCATTGTGGGAACCGTCACCCCAAAGCGGCCATCCGGCGAGATGGTGGCCTGGGAAATCGGAATCTTCAGACTCGGATTCGGGTCAGCCCCATGTGAAGAAACGCTGCCCAGTGCCACCGCGAAGAGCAGGACAAGAACGTTCACGTGAGAAACAATGAGACGCATCACGTTCGCATCATATCACCCGTAGGTTCTCTGGCGCAAAAAATGTTTCGCGCCCCCCCTAGAGCACCACAATCACAATTGTGACCGATTGGAAACTAAGTCGCGGGGCGACGACACTAAAAACCGACCTGGCACTGACGAGTCGAAACCGATGATGAATTTGGCGGCCCGGCATGGCTAGTTTCTCGAAGCGCCGGTTGAAGCTGAATCTCCAGCCGGTTTTTTTGTGCCTGTGCCTCTCGCTCTCTCAATGAGGGGTCTTGCTTCCCTTCTGCAAGAGCTTGAACCGTGTCACCGTGAATTTGCCAGCATTGTCCACCGTTGCTTCCAGTTCCGATTCTAGATTGTAGGGCCACGACGTTTCCGTGTTGCCCGACAGCCGGGACATCGTTGGATCAGAGGTCATGGAAGCGTGCACTGCCAGCGGCAATTGGAATCCTCTATCGCCACCCACCTGAATGAAGACCGAAAACCCCTCGGGATAGGCACTGCCCCACCCAGCATTTTCCTTTTTCTTGATCGCATAAGTTTCGGGCGACGCTTCCCTAGTACGCTTCAGGATTGCTTTCTCCACGGTCTTCCGGAGATCCAGTTGCCAGGATACTTTGCCGTCCCTGAGTTTGAAGAGGACTTGCTCGTCCTCGAACCATTTACCATCCACGATCCACAGCAAGAGGTCGCTCTCCGCAGACCACTTGGCACCTGCGGTATTCCTGGCAAGAGAGGTGGTGCCCAACTGGCCTTCTATTGCCACGATGGGTCGCTTCGTTGCCACTTCCACGAGCATATTTTTGAGGTTCTCGTTTTCCAGCAACTCGTCCGTGGTGGGAACCGTCACTCCATACCGGCCATCCGGCGAGATGGTGCCCTGGGAAATCGGAATCTTCAGACTCGGATTCGGGTCAGCTCCATGTGAAGAAACGCTGCCCAGTGCCGCCGCGAAGAGCAGGACAAGAACGTTCACGCGAGAAAGCATCACGTTCGCATCATATCACCCGTAGGTTCTCTGGCGCAAAAAATGTTTCACACTAACCCCCCTCCTGCCCAAGGATTACCCATAATCGTACGAGTCCTTACACGAGAGAAGATGGGGCTGCAGATTGAAGAAGAGGCGGCAGCCTCCAAGGATCGGGGGCACTCTTGCCCCCAATGCGGGTGGCAACTCCAGCGCCCAGTCGCTCCGGTAGGGCGTTGCCTCCATGAATTACACCTGTTGGCTCGCTGCCAAGGGGGCAGGAGTGCCCATACGCATGAACCCAAATGAGAGCGTGCTGAAGACTCCGTTGGGCGAGCACGCCATTCACAGTGGGCTATGAGGCACAGTCGAAGCAGTTCCGCGGACTACGCCCTTCAAGGCAAACGTCCTTCCACCAAAGTGGCGGTAGGGATGCGCTCCTGCGCGTCCGACTTTAGGCGGGCGGAGGTGGTGTGGAACTGCGGCACGAAGTGGCCTCGCCATGTGGCATTCCCCTCCGCCTCCGCCCGCTATCTACGGACGCGCAGGAGCGCATCCCTACCGTCCCTTTTGTGTGGAGGGACGCTCAAGTGCATCGCGAATAGTGGCTCAGGGGCTAAAGGACGTATTCGTTTCGACGATGAACTCGCAGGCTATTGTCCCTCCCGGCACAAATGAAATCCTCAGGTTAATGCTTATGTCAGGAGTGCCCCCGATCCTTGGGCTGTCGCGCGTCTCCGCCTCGCAAGTACATCTCCCCGTCAGGAAGACTCGTTTGATTTGTGGGTAACCCTGAGCCCCTACGTATCCCGCCACGGACACGTGGTGAGATGGTCATTCACCATGCCGACTGCCTGCATCCATGCATAGACAATCACCGGCCCAGCGAACTTGAAGCCACGTTCCTTCAGTGCGGCGGACATCTTCACGGAGGCAGGAGTTTGCGCCGGTACCTGAGACGTGGACTTCCACGTGTTCCGCTTGGGTTTGCCACCGGCGAGGTCCCACAGAAAGTCGGAAAAATCGATCCCCTCCTCCTGCATGGCGAGATAAGCTTTGGCATTGCCAATGGTAGCCTCAATCTTCGCGCGTGAGCGGATGATGCCCGGATCCGCGAGGAGGCGCTTCACATCCTTCGCGCCGTATCGGGCGATCTTCTCGGGATCGAATCCCTGGAAGGCTTTTCGGAAAGCGTCGCGCTTGCGCAGAATGGTGATCCACGAGAGGCCCGCTTGGAAGCCATCCAGCACCAGCTTTTCCCAAAGGGCCCGGCTGTCGTGCTCCGGACGCCCCCATTCTTCATCGTGATAGGCCGCCATGAGAGGGTCATTGGCAGCCCAGGTGCAACGTTTCTCCGGTGCCTTCTTGGAGGATGTCTTCTTCATGACGTGACGTGAGGAATGCCGCAATCGCTCGGGCTCAGGTTCGCGAGAGCATCACGCAAAGCGCCCGCCTTTGGAAGGCTGAACTGAACCGCGGAAAGAAGAAGAACTTGGGACGGCCGGTGTAAGCCGGATTCTGTGCCTCCCACCGTGAGGCAGGAGGTGGCGGTCATTTCTCTCGAAGCGTCCTCCACCGAAGCAGAGGACACGCGTCCCGCTTGCGCGGCGATGCGACTAATACCCGGAGTTATCCATCCCGCCGGAGCGGGACTTGCGGCCAGGGCGGGCCGTTTCTCCTGTTATGTCTTGCACCGCGTGGGGTTTGTCCTGCCTCCTTCCTTACAGTCGGAGCGGTGGGCTCTTACCCCGCCTTTTCACCCTGGCCGGCAGGAACCTTGCGGCACCCACCGGTGGTATGTTTTCTGTGACACTTTCCGTGACCGGTCGCTTGCGCTTCCAGCCCCCATGCTTGCGCACGGCACGCTGCCCTGAGGTGTCCGGACTTTCCTCTGCGTACCCGTGTTTCCACAAATCCGCAGCGACAGCCTCCGGCCGACCCAAGAGGACAAGATAAGGGAAAAGCAGTAAGGGGCAAGGGATTAGGGAAGCTTCTGTTGGCGGTGGATGAGCGATGGCTGAGCAATTGTTGAGCGGTGGTTTGCAATTGCCCTGAGGTTGAGCAGAAAGGCGGTGGAATGGTCGATCTCAAAATTGCGTGCCTTCATTTGGGCGTGTGCTAGCCTGAGTGAAGTCTGGCTGGCGCAGGCCTGTGTTTGCGCCCCAGTGCATCCCTTTCCTCCTTCATGGCTGAAACGACCTATCCCTGGCAGAGCTCCCGCCGCGCGGCCTTCCGCGTGGAGCGGTGGTCGTGGTCAGCGCTGGGGTGGCTGCTCGTCGCCTTCATGCTGGCGGTCGGCTTCCACTGGTGGCTGTTCTATTTCTTCAGCAACGTGGACTTCGGGCGCAACATGCTGCCGAAGGCCAAGGTACAGGAGCGCCCCGAGCGCATCGCCATCAATCCGGATGTGCTGAAGGATCAGAAACCGATCCAGGAAATCCCGGACGTCATCGCGCCATCCAACAACGATCCGAAGGTGAAGGCAGACTTCCAGGACATCGTGGACATGCTGCCGGATGACCGCGCCATCGACCTCACCGCGAGTGTGGACAAAGTGACGAACTTCAGCGCTCCCGACAGCAATCCCAACGCCACCACCCCGGCCTCCGCTCCCTCTCTTGCCTCCATTGCAGATGCATTGCCCGGCCCGGATCTGGCCGAGTCCATGAGCGCGGTCAAAAGCACCGCCTTGGACGCAGCCGTGAGCCCAAATCAACTCGTGCTGCCTGGCAGGTCCCTGGATGAACAGATTTCCGGCCTCGACGGCAAGCTGCTGAAGGACCTGGACCGCAAGAGCCAGGCGGGGGATGGCAAGCAGAAACTGGCGGGCTATAGCAACCTGGAAGACCTCATCGCCCGGGGGGGCAATGTGACCGCCAGTACCGCGCCCATCATGCTGCCCACGGACCTCCTTTTCGAATACAACAGCGACATGCTCGCGGACGGGGCGCGCCTGAGCCTCATGAAGCTGGGTTACCTCATCCAGAAGAACCCGAACAGCCAGTTCATCATCGAAGGACACACCGACACCCTCGGCACGGAAGGCTACAACTTTGACCTCAGCCAGCGCCGCGCCAATGCCGTGGTGGGCTGGCTCATCCATTCACTCAATCTCAGCACGGACCGCATCCGCGCCATCGGCATGGGTGAATCCCGGCCGCTGCCGAATGTGAACCCCAACGGGACTCCGGAAGAGCAATCGCTCAACCGCCGGGTCGAAATCAAAATCCGCCCGCTGCGCTGACCAGTCACAAGGACGATGGCGGAGACAAACGGTGAAGCGCGCACGAAGCGCATTGAGGTCCTGAAATCAGCGCTCTTCCGCTGGGCGGTGTACCTGCAGCTGCTCGGGATGGTGATCTTCCTGTACGTGAAGTTCGGCGGGATGCTCATCACCCAGACGAACTACACGCCAAAAGACATCCACGGCGGTGACCAATCGCACAACATGCGACTGGCCACCCAGACCGCGCCAGACCTTTCGCCGGACTACAGCAAGGGGTTCACGCGCGCCCTTTCCGACTTCTTCCCCCACCGGACGGATGGCGTGGTGCAGCCTCTGTGGCCCTGGGTATCAGCATGGATGGTCAAACCGGGCCATACCATCACCGAGGAGGCCATGGTGGCAAAGCGGGTGACCGAGCCTGACTACACCCTCTTCAACCGAGGCCGATGGTTCAACGTCTTCTTCACCGCCACGTTTCTCACATGCCTCGGCATCGCCGCCGCGCGCATCTTTTCCATTCCCGCAGCCTTAAACATTGTGCTGCTCGGCGGCTTCGGTGCCCTGCTGCCACGGGCCGTGTATTTCCAGCCGGAGCCCCTGTACTTCGTCTTCTACTTCGTCACCTGGGTGGCTTGTGTCTCCGCATTGAAACACAACACGCTGTGGATCTACGGACTCATCGGCGTGCTGAGCGGCGT
Protein-coding regions in this window:
- the ruvC gene encoding crossover junction endodeoxyribonuclease RuvC, which gives rise to MANPLRILAVDPALRCTGYAVLHHEAGQTRTVTYGVIQNPAKMLASGCLVAIRERLTELIREHQPTECAVEATIYVQSFRTAITLGSVRGAVLIAAAEHGLAIYDYAPREVKQAAVGKGAAAKEQVAFMMRSILRLRETPPADAADALAVGLAHIQAVAGKLATGTTRDRV
- a CDS encoding GlsB/YeaQ/YmgE family stress response membrane protein, whose translation is MDFLWMLLIGLLVGAVAKFLMPGNDPGGFIVTMFLGVAGAFVAGMLGRGLGWYNEGEPAGFIASVIGAILLLVVYRLFTSGGRHVHH
- a CDS encoding OmpA family protein, with the translated sequence MAETTYPWQSSRRAAFRVERWSWSALGWLLVAFMLAVGFHWWLFYFFSNVDFGRNMLPKAKVQERPERIAINPDVLKDQKPIQEIPDVIAPSNNDPKVKADFQDIVDMLPDDRAIDLTASVDKVTNFSAPDSNPNATTPASAPSLASIADALPGPDLAESMSAVKSTALDAAVSPNQLVLPGRSLDEQISGLDGKLLKDLDRKSQAGDGKQKLAGYSNLEDLIARGGNVTASTAPIMLPTDLLFEYNSDMLADGARLSLMKLGYLIQKNPNSQFIIEGHTDTLGTEGYNFDLSQRRANAVVGWLIHSLNLSTDRIRAIGMGESRPLPNVNPNGTPEEQSLNRRVEIKIRPLR
- a CDS encoding TQO small subunit DoxD: MLGDSTPFDSPPPIVGIIPLRIGAGALLLYMHAWNGTALAWQHVWNQQPWDLMATMEQAGFSPLMGKIFGAAAAVVAAFTAVSWILGFVTRFSSVVFMPVALGALWVCNKSDLPYRAEAAVLYFLVAVTLLVNGSGWLAVDTLFRMRQDRKKSDSFFL
- a CDS encoding DNA-3-methyladenine glycosylase I, which encodes MKKTSSKKAPEKRCTWAANDPLMAAYHDEEWGRPEHDSRALWEKLVLDGFQAGLSWITILRKRDAFRKAFQGFDPEKIARYGAKDVKRLLADPGIIRSRAKIEATIGNAKAYLAMQEEGIDFSDFLWDLAGGKPKRNTWKSTSQVPAQTPASVKMSAALKERGFKFAGPVIVYAWMQAVGMVNDHLTTCPWRDT